The Mustelus asterias chromosome 18, sMusAst1.hap1.1, whole genome shotgun sequence genome has a window encoding:
- the btbd6b gene encoding BTB/POZ domain-containing protein 6-B isoform X1, whose translation MLLVKYIQETLKKSKSVKREGSGSKLPACYEIVTLSLGKKMAAELYPSKHSSGSSSLQSSECSNSSGNTVSKRSLLLRQGQQQQNLNNNHIQNTNWQSFYPTLRERNAMMYNNELMADVHFIVGSPGSTQRVPAHKYILAVGSSVFYAMFYGELAEEKSDIPIPDVEPAAFLILLKYLYSDEIDLEADTVLASLYAAKKYIVPYLAKACVNFLETSLEAKNACVLLSQSRLFEEPELTQRCWEVIDAQAELALKSEGFCEIDLQTLEIILSRETLNTKEVVVFEAILNWAEAECKRQGLPPTARNKRSVLGKALYIVRIPTMTLEEFANGAAQCDLLTLEQTHDIFLWYTALKKPQLEFPTTQRKGLASQRCHRFQSSAYRSNQWRYRGRCDSIQFAVDKRIFIAGLGLYGSSCGKAEYSVKIELKRQGVVLAQNFTKFISDGSSTTFSVWFEHPVQVEQDTFYTASAILDGNELSYFGQEGMTEVQCGKVTFQFQCSSDSTNGTGVQGGQIPELIFYA comes from the exons ATGTTGCTCGTGAAATACATCCAGG aAACTCTTAAAAAGTCCAAGAGCGTGAAGAGAGAGGGCAGCGGCAGCAAGCTCCCGGCTTGCTATGAGATCGTAACTCTTTCGCTGGGTAAGAAGATGGCTGCAGAGTTGTATCCCTCCAAACACAGCAGCGGCAGCAGCAGCCTGCAGTCCAGCGAGTGCAGCAACAGCAGCGGGAACACAGTCAGTAAACGCAGCCTCTTGCTCCGACAGGGCCAACAGCAACAGAACCTCAACAACAACCACATCCAGAACACTAACTGGCAATCCTTCTACCCCACACTGCGGGAAAG GAATGCTATGATGTACAATAACGAACTGATGGCGGATGTACATTTTATTGTGGGTTCCCCAGGATCAACACAGAGAGTCCCAGCTCACAAG TACATCTTGGCAGTCGGGAGCTCCGTTTTCTATGCCATGTTTTATGGAGAACTCGCCGAGGAGAAATCCGACATTCCTATTCCAGATGTGGAACCCGCAGCTTTCCTGATTCTGCTGAA GTATTTGTACAGCGATGAGATTGATTTGGAGGCAGACACAGTACTGGCTTCTTTGTATGCTGCCAAGAAGTACATTGTCCCTTATCTGGCAAAGGCTTGCGTTAACTTCCTGGAAACCAGCCTGGAGGCAAAGAATGCCTGTGTCCTGCTGTCCCAGAGCAGGCTGTTTGAGgagcccgaactgacccagcggtgCTGGGAGGTGATCGATGCCCAGGCAGAACTGGCCCTCAAGTCAGAAGGCTTCTGCGAgatcgatctgcagactttggaGATCATCCTGTCGCGGGAGACACTCAACACCAAAGAGGTTGTGGTGTTCGAGGCCATCCTGAACTGGGCGGAGGCAGAGTGTAAAAGGCAAGGGCTCCCTCCCACAGCTCGGAACAAGAGGAGCGTCCTGGGCAAGGCTCTGTATATCGTTCGGATTCCTACCATGACACTGGAGGAGTTTGCCAATGGGGCTGCGCAGTGTGACCTATTGACCCTGGAGCAAACCCATGACATATTCCTGTGGTACACGGCGCTGAAGAAGCCTCAGCTGGAATTCCCCACCACCCAGAGGAAGGGCCTGGCATCTCAGCGGTGTCACCGTTTCCAGTCTTCTGCCTACCGCAGCAACCAGTGGCGGTACCGGGGCCGGTGCGACAGTATCCAGTTTGCAGTCGATAAGCGCATCTTCATCGCAGGACTCGGGCTGTATGGCTCAAGCTGCGGCAAGGCAGAATACAGTGTCAAGATCGAACTGAAGCGGCAGGGGGTGGTTCTGGCTCAAAACTTTACCAAGTTCATATCAGACGGTTCCAGCACCACATTCTCAGTCTGGTTTGAACACCCGGTGCAGGTGGAGCAAGACACATTTTACACTGCCAGTGCCATCCTGGATGGCAATGAGCTGAGCTACTTTGGGCAGGAGGGAATGACGGAAGTGCAGTGTGGGAAAGTGACATTTCAGTTCCAGTGCTCATCTGACAGCACCAATGGCACAGGGGTACAGGGGGGACAGATCCCCGAACTGATTTTCTATGCATGA
- the btbd6b gene encoding BTB/POZ domain-containing protein 6-B isoform X2 has translation MAAELYPSKHSSGSSSLQSSECSNSSGNTVSKRSLLLRQGQQQQNLNNNHIQNTNWQSFYPTLRERNAMMYNNELMADVHFIVGSPGSTQRVPAHKYILAVGSSVFYAMFYGELAEEKSDIPIPDVEPAAFLILLKYLYSDEIDLEADTVLASLYAAKKYIVPYLAKACVNFLETSLEAKNACVLLSQSRLFEEPELTQRCWEVIDAQAELALKSEGFCEIDLQTLEIILSRETLNTKEVVVFEAILNWAEAECKRQGLPPTARNKRSVLGKALYIVRIPTMTLEEFANGAAQCDLLTLEQTHDIFLWYTALKKPQLEFPTTQRKGLASQRCHRFQSSAYRSNQWRYRGRCDSIQFAVDKRIFIAGLGLYGSSCGKAEYSVKIELKRQGVVLAQNFTKFISDGSSTTFSVWFEHPVQVEQDTFYTASAILDGNELSYFGQEGMTEVQCGKVTFQFQCSSDSTNGTGVQGGQIPELIFYA, from the exons ATGGCTGCAGAGTTGTATCCCTCCAAACACAGCAGCGGCAGCAGCAGCCTGCAGTCCAGCGAGTGCAGCAACAGCAGCGGGAACACAGTCAGTAAACGCAGCCTCTTGCTCCGACAGGGCCAACAGCAACAGAACCTCAACAACAACCACATCCAGAACACTAACTGGCAATCCTTCTACCCCACACTGCGGGAAAG GAATGCTATGATGTACAATAACGAACTGATGGCGGATGTACATTTTATTGTGGGTTCCCCAGGATCAACACAGAGAGTCCCAGCTCACAAG TACATCTTGGCAGTCGGGAGCTCCGTTTTCTATGCCATGTTTTATGGAGAACTCGCCGAGGAGAAATCCGACATTCCTATTCCAGATGTGGAACCCGCAGCTTTCCTGATTCTGCTGAA GTATTTGTACAGCGATGAGATTGATTTGGAGGCAGACACAGTACTGGCTTCTTTGTATGCTGCCAAGAAGTACATTGTCCCTTATCTGGCAAAGGCTTGCGTTAACTTCCTGGAAACCAGCCTGGAGGCAAAGAATGCCTGTGTCCTGCTGTCCCAGAGCAGGCTGTTTGAGgagcccgaactgacccagcggtgCTGGGAGGTGATCGATGCCCAGGCAGAACTGGCCCTCAAGTCAGAAGGCTTCTGCGAgatcgatctgcagactttggaGATCATCCTGTCGCGGGAGACACTCAACACCAAAGAGGTTGTGGTGTTCGAGGCCATCCTGAACTGGGCGGAGGCAGAGTGTAAAAGGCAAGGGCTCCCTCCCACAGCTCGGAACAAGAGGAGCGTCCTGGGCAAGGCTCTGTATATCGTTCGGATTCCTACCATGACACTGGAGGAGTTTGCCAATGGGGCTGCGCAGTGTGACCTATTGACCCTGGAGCAAACCCATGACATATTCCTGTGGTACACGGCGCTGAAGAAGCCTCAGCTGGAATTCCCCACCACCCAGAGGAAGGGCCTGGCATCTCAGCGGTGTCACCGTTTCCAGTCTTCTGCCTACCGCAGCAACCAGTGGCGGTACCGGGGCCGGTGCGACAGTATCCAGTTTGCAGTCGATAAGCGCATCTTCATCGCAGGACTCGGGCTGTATGGCTCAAGCTGCGGCAAGGCAGAATACAGTGTCAAGATCGAACTGAAGCGGCAGGGGGTGGTTCTGGCTCAAAACTTTACCAAGTTCATATCAGACGGTTCCAGCACCACATTCTCAGTCTGGTTTGAACACCCGGTGCAGGTGGAGCAAGACACATTTTACACTGCCAGTGCCATCCTGGATGGCAATGAGCTGAGCTACTTTGGGCAGGAGGGAATGACGGAAGTGCAGTGTGGGAAAGTGACATTTCAGTTCCAGTGCTCATCTGACAGCACCAATGGCACAGGGGTACAGGGGGGACAGATCCCCGAACTGATTTTCTATGCATGA